A region of Methanomicrobiales archaeon DNA encodes the following proteins:
- the cls gene encoding cardiolipin synthase has protein sequence MDMVELEFILGIVLVLNVLAAISIVFFERKNPTSAMAWLLALFFLPILGFLFYLFFGQNYTRQRLFTVKEKDDARLKSIFEEQHRKLLEGQFRFSNPEAEQYRDAIFALLQNNRAFVTEDNRIEIYTDGKEKFTALFDAIRNARHHIHLEYFIVNNDELGREVVHALAEKAREGLAVRLLFDAVGTRAGKGSKQAFHELTDAGGQIGVFFPSIYRFNYRNHRKIAVMDGKAGFIGGFNIGDEYLGKGPLGYWRDTAVKITGRAVSLLQLRFFLDWHFTTREYLVADPVYFPGLEGNGRTAVQIVSGGPDTRWNPIKEGYIKLINSARESVYVQTPYFIPDESISDALRIAALSGVDVRLMIPCKPDHPFVYWASLSFAADLLDSGVKVYTYDNGFIHAKTIVVDGKAGSVGSANWDVRSFRLNFEANAFFYDAAVAAELKRRFLDDLAVSSELTAARYAERSRWIRIKESVSRLFSPLG, from the coding sequence ATGGATATGGTGGAGCTGGAGTTCATCTTGGGAATCGTCCTGGTACTCAATGTCCTGGCCGCCATCAGTATTGTCTTCTTCGAACGGAAGAACCCGACTTCGGCGATGGCCTGGCTCCTGGCGCTCTTCTTTCTCCCCATCCTCGGATTTTTGTTCTACCTCTTCTTCGGACAGAACTACACCCGGCAGCGGTTGTTCACCGTCAAGGAGAAGGATGACGCCCGACTGAAATCGATCTTCGAGGAGCAGCACCGCAAGTTGCTCGAGGGGCAGTTCCGGTTCTCGAACCCGGAAGCGGAACAGTACCGTGACGCAATCTTCGCGCTTCTCCAGAACAACCGTGCATTCGTGACAGAAGACAACAGGATCGAGATCTATACGGATGGAAAAGAGAAGTTTACGGCCCTGTTCGACGCAATCCGCAACGCACGCCACCACATCCACCTGGAGTACTTCATCGTCAACAACGACGAACTCGGGCGGGAGGTCGTGCACGCTCTTGCTGAAAAAGCAAGAGAGGGTCTCGCGGTCCGCCTGCTCTTCGACGCCGTGGGAACGCGTGCAGGCAAAGGATCGAAGCAGGCCTTCCATGAACTGACAGATGCCGGCGGACAGATCGGCGTCTTCTTCCCCTCGATCTACCGCTTCAACTACCGCAACCACCGCAAGATCGCGGTCATGGACGGAAAAGCGGGCTTCATCGGGGGGTTCAACATCGGGGACGAGTACCTGGGAAAAGGCCCTCTCGGCTACTGGCGGGACACCGCCGTGAAGATCACGGGACGGGCCGTGAGCCTGCTGCAGCTCCGCTTCTTCCTCGACTGGCACTTCACGACCAGGGAATATCTGGTCGCCGACCCGGTCTACTTTCCCGGGTTGGAGGGGAATGGCAGAACGGCTGTCCAGATCGTCTCCGGCGGACCGGACACACGCTGGAACCCGATAAAGGAGGGCTATATCAAGCTGATCAACTCTGCCCGGGAGTCCGTCTACGTCCAGACCCCCTACTTCATCCCGGATGAGAGCATCTCGGATGCCCTGCGCATCGCAGCGCTCTCCGGCGTCGATGTCCGCCTGATGATCCCCTGCAAGCCCGATCATCCCTTCGTCTACTGGGCGAGCCTCTCCTTTGCCGCCGACCTGCTCGACAGCGGCGTCAAGGTCTACACCTACGACAACGGCTTCATCCACGCCAAGACCATCGTGGTGGACGGAAAAGCGGGCTCCGTCGGGAGCGCGAACTGGGACGTGCGCAGCTTCCGCCTGAACTTCGAGGCGAACGCCTTCTTCTACGATGCGGCTGTTGCGGCCGAGCTGAAGAGGCGTTTTCTTGACGATCTTGCCGTGAGCAGCGAACTGACCGCTGCACGGTAT
- a CDS encoding bile acid:sodium symporter: protein MVDIASFQVFLETVGILAALIFVISNMLSMGFSLTVSQIIAPLRNTRLVVLALVANFILVPILAVVLVAIFPLPEGLAIGLILVGTAAGAPFLPRLARAAKGDMAFSVGLMVLLMGVTILYVPIVLPLLIRGVTVNPLDIAQSLVLLLLFPLAVALVVRARYEEAALGLLPIASQAANLSLLALLVAFFVAYFGELGDVIGTTAILAAIIFLLGSFVFGYLLGGPGGATRRVLAVGTAQRNLSAAIAISALNFTDPDVLTMVLAVALAGLVLLMILAGELGKLAEMPTGRAPERPSAVPGSRQKQCPGSDPRRASPHPHGKSGVHLLPPKVQPDPPRSRSWLVRTLSLAYSSSSPCLVSPRRRREISEGGSKIIPLPLSHSAS from the coding sequence ATGGTCGATATCGCATCCTTTCAGGTGTTTCTCGAGACGGTCGGCATCCTTGCCGCGCTGATCTTCGTGATCTCGAACATGCTGTCGATGGGGTTCTCCCTCACGGTGTCGCAGATCATCGCCCCTCTGCGGAACACGCGCCTGGTGGTCCTCGCGCTCGTGGCCAATTTCATCCTCGTCCCGATCCTGGCCGTGGTGCTCGTCGCTATCTTCCCGCTCCCGGAGGGCCTGGCAATCGGCCTGATCCTCGTCGGCACCGCCGCCGGCGCCCCCTTCCTCCCCCGGCTCGCCCGGGCGGCGAAGGGCGACATGGCCTTCTCTGTCGGGCTGATGGTCCTCCTGATGGGAGTCACCATACTCTACGTCCCTATCGTCCTGCCTCTGCTGATCAGAGGAGTAACTGTCAATCCCCTGGATATCGCCCAGTCTCTCGTTCTGTTGCTGCTGTTTCCGCTCGCTGTTGCGCTCGTCGTCCGGGCACGCTACGAGGAGGCGGCACTGGGCCTGCTGCCCATCGCCTCGCAGGCGGCCAACCTGTCCCTGCTCGCGCTGCTCGTGGCATTCTTCGTGGCGTACTTCGGTGAGCTCGGCGATGTCATCGGCACCACCGCGATCCTGGCGGCTATTATCTTCCTGCTCGGCTCCTTTGTATTCGGTTACCTCCTCGGCGGTCCCGGCGGCGCCACGAGACGGGTGCTTGCCGTCGGGACCGCCCAGCGGAACCTCTCGGCCGCGATAGCAATATCAGCGCTGAATTTCACGGACCCGGACGTCCTCACCATGGTCCTCGCGGTGGCGCTGGCCGGTCTTGTGCTGCTGATGATCCTCGCGGGAGAACTGGGCAAGCTGGCCGAGATGCCGACTGGCAGAGCTCCGGAGCGTCCGTCGGCGGTACCAGGGAGTCGGCAGAAACAATGCCCCGGTTCGGATCCTCGACGTGCATCCCCCCATCCGCACGGGAAGTCGGGGGTCCATCTCCTGCCGCCGAAGGTGCAACCTGATCCTCCACGGAGTCGCTCATGGCTGGTCCGCACATTATCTTTGGCATATTCCTCTTCTTCGCCTTGTCTCGTATCGCCGAGAAGGCGCAGAGAGATATCTGAAGGGGGCTCAAAGATTATACCATTGCCATTGTCTCATTCTGCCAGCTGA